The DNA sequence GTTACATTATAAGTAGGTATTGGATATTGGAACCCTCTTCCTGCTGCATCTCCTTCTAACATAATTTCTATAAACGCTTTGTTCATCATATCCATCTCTTTTTGACAATCGCCATATGTAAAATCCATTTCTTTTCCAGAAACAATAGCGGGTTTATCTTTTAAATCTCCTGGAACTACCCAATCTAACGTAATATTAGAAAATGGACTTTGAGTCCCCCATCTACTTGGTGTATTTACTCCAAATACAAATGATTGAATTGCTTGCTTAGTTTGTTTATATGTCAAATTATCCACTTTTATAAATGGAGCTAAATAAGTATCAAAGCTACTAAAAGCTTGTGCTCCAGCCCATTCATTTTGTAAAATACCTAAAAAATTAACCATTTGATTAACTAAAGTATTCAGATGTCTAGCAGGTGCAGATGTTATTTTTCCATTTATTCCACCTAATCCTTCTTCTATAAGCTGTCTTAGAGACCAACCAGCACAATATCCTGTAAGCATTGATAAATCATGAATATGAAAATCTCCGCTTTTATGAGCATTTGCAACTTCTTCATCATAAATTTCATTTAGCCAATAGTTAGCTGTTACTGCTCCAGAATTATGTAAAATTAATCCTCCAACAGAATAAGTTACAGTAGAATTTTCTTTTACTCTCCAATCTTCTACTTTTAAATAATTATTAACTACATTTTTAAAATCTAAATATGTAGATTTCATATTTCTTATTTTTTCTCTTTGTTTTCTATATAGTATATATGATTTAGCAATTTCTACATAACCAGTTTCTTCCAATACTTTTTCTACGCTATCTTGTATATCTTCTACAGTAATATTATCATCTTTTATTTTCGATTGAAAATCTGATGTTATTCTTAATGCAATTAAATCTAAAATTTGATCATCAGAAAACTTTTTACTTGCTTCAAAAGCTTTTGCCACAGCAACTTTTATTTTACTAATATCAAACTTTACCTTTTCTCCATCTCTTTTTACAACAAACATAATATCTCCTCCTTATATATCATGAGAATTTTAAGAAGAATTTCCTCTAAACTAATCATCTCATATAATAAAATTATATCATTTAAAATATATTTTGTCAACAAAAAAACACTACATATAGTATGAATTTTTAATTCAGGCACTATATGTAGTGTTTGATGTAATTATCTGCATTTGCATTTGCAATGCTATTTTTAAAAACTTCTTAATAACACAAATATTAAAAAAGTAACTCCTCCACCAACAATTGCACCAACAATAACCTCTTTAAAACTATGAACTCCTGATTTTATTCTTGTTTGACTCACCAATAATGCCATTAATAATCCCAATAATATTATAATTATTTTATCTGATAAAAATATTATAGATACCCATATAGAAAAAGCTACCGCACTATGCCCACTTGGCATACCTCCTGTAAATGGTTTTCCTTTTCTAAAATAAGCTTTTAAACCTATTACTATTACAACTATAAGTATAATAGAAAAAACAGCAGTATGCACTTTAGACACTTTTAGTCTATATAATATAGAATTAGAAAAACTCTCAAAATGATTATATAATACCAAATATCCTATTATTATAGAATTTATAGCAGCTACAAATACAGCTCCTGCTGCAGTATCTTTCGCTACTTTTGCTAATTCATGAAATTCTTTAACATAAATATCTACTACTGCTTCCACAGCTGTATTTATCAATTCCGTTATCCAAACAAAAGATATTGCTATTGAGATCAATCCTATCTCTAATTTCGTTAAATCCAAAAACAAAGAAAACATCAATACTAATATTGTTATATATAAATGAAATCTCATATGAGACTCTGTTCTAATAGCTTCTATTATACCTTCTACTGCACAATTAAAGCTTTCAACAATTTTTCTAGAGCTCAACTTTTACCTCCTATATCCAAATTTATTTAAATAATATTCTTCTTTTTCTCTCATTTCCTTTTTTTCATCTTCGTTAATATGATCATACCCTAATAGATGTAAAACTCCGTGAGTTATCACATAGTATAGTTCTCTTTCAAATCCATGTCCATATTTTTTACTATTATCATCTACAACTTCTAAACATATTACAATATCCCCTAATACATTATAAAAGCCTGCATTTTCTGTTTCAGAATATGCAAATGATATTACATCTGTTGCCATATCTTTATCTCTATATTCTTTATTAATTTTTTGAATGTTTTCAATATCTGTAAACATTAATGATAAATAGATATCTTTTATTGAGTCTTCTATTTCCGAATCTAATATTTCAGAAATATATTTTTCTATTTTTTCCATTTCATTACTTAAATCATATTTTTCAACTTCATTTGTTATATCTATAACATATTCCATTTTAAATTCCTCCACTTTATTGTTCTTTATTATTATTTCCCTTTAATTTTGATATATCTGGATATTTTATTCTTGAATGATATATCCCCTGTATCACTTCTGAAAAAGTATTCATTACAATTTCTATATCCTTAAATGTTAATTCTGCTTCTGAAAGTTGCCCTGCAGAAATTTTTCCAGAAACTACTTTATGAATCATCTCTTCTACTGCTATGTGAGTTTTATTATCTATACTTCTCACTGCTGCCTCAACTGAATCAGCTAACATTATAATAGCAGACTCTTTTGTTCTTGGCTTTGGACCTTCATACCTAAAGTCACTTTCATTTACATCAGGATTTTCTTTTTTAGCTTTATTATAAAAATATGCAAGTAATGTTGTCCCTTGATGTTCCTTCATAACATCTCTTATCTCTTTTGGAATTTTATACGCTCTAGCCATTTCATCTCCATCTTTTGTATGGGCTGTTACTACAAGGCTACTTAAATATGGGTTCATATTTTCGTGTGGATTAATTCCATTTTTTTGATTTTCTACAAAAAAATTAGCCCTTTTCATTTTACCTATATCATGATAATATGATGCAACTCTTGCAAATGTAGAATTAGCTCCTATAGCCTCTGCTGCATTTTCAGCTAAAGTAGCAACTTGTATACTATGATTAAAAGTTCCACTTGCTTTTATAGATAATTGTTTTAATAATGGATGAGAAAAATCTCCTAATTCTAAAAGTTTTATGTCTGTTAAAATATTAAAACTATTTTCAAAATATGGAAGTAATGCTATAGTAATCATCCCTGAAAAAACACCTGAAATAAAAACTTCAGTTACCCCATAAGCTGTATTCAAAATTTCTTTATTAAAAAAAATATTAAATGCTAAAAGCAATACTATCTTTACAATTCCTATTACAAACCCTGTATTTACAATATCTGTTCTATTTTTTATTTTTTTCGAAAAATATATCCCTAATAACATATCTACTAAAAATAACATTAAGATTATATAATTAAACCCTATATGTATAAAAATCATTGATAGAAATAAACTATTTACAATTAAAGAATATTTCTCATTAACTATCATTCCTAATAAAAGTACACTTGCCGCAAATGGATATATATATATATATTCTAAATTTGTAATCTGTAATAAAGAGATCATTCCAATGATTTCTATTACTGTTAAATAATAATAATTTTTCTTTTTTATCTCTTTCAACATATATTTTTTTATTATTATAAAAAATAAGCTTCCAAAGATTAAAATATATAAAAAAATTGCAACTGTTTTTTTAAAATTCCAATAACTATTTTTATAAAATACTTTATTTAATAATTCAAACTTTTTATTATTAATAACTTCGCCTTTTTTTACAATAACATCTCCAGAAAAAATTTGTACATAATTTGTTTTTAAATTTGCTATTTTCTTTTTCAAAATTGATTCTGTAGCAGTTTCATCATAAAATTCATTTGGTTCTATAAAATCAATAACTATATCCTCTTCCAAAGAAGATAATTTCATCTTCGACATCTCTTTTAATACTTTATTTAAATAATCTGGTTCATCTTTAATTCCTTTTTCAAATAATTTTTTTAATGTTATTTCTATATTATTTTTAATACTTTTTTTTTCTTCTTGAGTTTTCCCTATTATTTTTTTTAATTCATCTTTTCCTATTAAAATTTCTTTTGGAGCAGACTCTTTATTAGCTAAATTAAAATAATCATTTAATCCATTTAAAACTTTTATTTCTACATTATTATCTCTTGTATATATTTTTTTAATACTTTTTTTAATATTTTCAATATTAAAATTTCTTTGTTCAACATCTATATATTTTAATGTAATTGGAGATATTATGTTTTTGGTAGCAACCTCTCCTAATCTATAATTTTTAAACTGAAAGCTTACATTCCCTATCAATATCCAAGATATAAATATTAATAAAAAAAATATTATTCTAAAATTTACATTTGCCTCTTTTATAATATTTTTTTTATTTTTTTTATTTTCTATTTTAATAGTTATTTTTTTATTAAAAATCTTAAAAGATTTCATATTTTTTCCCCCATTTTTTCATATGCACCAATTATTTCCTTTACCACTTTATTTCTGACTACATCTTTTTTTTCAAATTCC is a window from the Haliovirga abyssi genome containing:
- a CDS encoding diacylglycerol kinase, whose translation is MSSRKIVESFNCAVEGIIEAIRTESHMRFHLYITILVLMFSLFLDLTKLEIGLISIAISFVWITELINTAVEAVVDIYVKEFHELAKVAKDTAAGAVFVAAINSIIIGYLVLYNHFESFSNSILYRLKVSKVHTAVFSIILIVVIVIGLKAYFRKGKPFTGGMPSGHSAVAFSIWVSIIFLSDKIIIILLGLLMALLVSQTRIKSGVHSFKEVIVGAIVGGGVTFLIFVLLRSF
- the ybeY gene encoding rRNA maturation RNase YbeY, with the protein product MEYVIDITNEVEKYDLSNEMEKIEKYISEILDSEIEDSIKDIYLSLMFTDIENIQKINKEYRDKDMATDVISFAYSETENAGFYNVLGDIVICLEVVDDNSKKYGHGFERELYYVITHGVLHLLGYDHINEDEKKEMREKEEYYLNKFGYRR
- a CDS encoding HD family phosphohydrolase; the encoded protein is MKSFKIFNKKITIKIENKKNKKNIIKEANVNFRIIFFLLIFISWILIGNVSFQFKNYRLGEVATKNIISPITLKYIDVEQRNFNIENIKKSIKKIYTRDNNVEIKVLNGLNDYFNLANKESAPKEILIGKDELKKIIGKTQEEKKSIKNNIEITLKKLFEKGIKDEPDYLNKVLKEMSKMKLSSLEEDIVIDFIEPNEFYDETATESILKKKIANLKTNYVQIFSGDVIVKKGEVINNKKFELLNKVFYKNSYWNFKKTVAIFLYILIFGSLFFIIIKKYMLKEIKKKNYYYLTVIEIIGMISLLQITNLEYIYIYPFAASVLLLGMIVNEKYSLIVNSLFLSMIFIHIGFNYIILMLFLVDMLLGIYFSKKIKNRTDIVNTGFVIGIVKIVLLLAFNIFFNKEILNTAYGVTEVFISGVFSGMITIALLPYFENSFNILTDIKLLELGDFSHPLLKQLSIKASGTFNHSIQVATLAENAAEAIGANSTFARVASYYHDIGKMKRANFFVENQKNGINPHENMNPYLSSLVVTAHTKDGDEMARAYKIPKEIRDVMKEHQGTTLLAYFYNKAKKENPDVNESDFRYEGPKPRTKESAIIMLADSVEAAVRSIDNKTHIAVEEMIHKVVSGKISAGQLSEAELTFKDIEIVMNTFSEVIQGIYHSRIKYPDISKLKGNNNKEQ